From Chloroflexota bacterium, one genomic window encodes:
- a CDS encoding NADAR domain-containing protein, which yields MTIYFYAVSAEFGCFSNFSAHGFKLDGHYWPTSEHYFQAQKFAGTDYATTIRLAKSPAIAARLGRSRKQPLRRDWEAIKDEVMRRALLAKFRSHADIRSILLATDDQPLVENAPNDYYWGCGIDGSGKNMLGQLLVEIRQTLRDEEVA from the coding sequence ATGACTATTTACTTTTACGCGGTTTCAGCTGAATTTGGTTGCTTCTCGAACTTTTCGGCCCATGGATTTAAGCTCGATGGCCACTACTGGCCGACCAGCGAGCATTATTTTCAAGCCCAAAAATTTGCTGGCACTGACTATGCTACAACAATTCGGCTAGCCAAATCGCCAGCAATTGCCGCCCGACTGGGACGCAGCCGCAAACAACCGTTGCGCCGCGATTGGGAAGCGATCAAAGATGAGGTGATGCGCCGCGCCTTGTTGGCAAAATTCCGTAGCCACGCTGATATTCGGTCGATTTTGCTTGCAACTGATGATCAGCCGCTGGTCGAGAATGCTCCCAATGATTATTATTGGGGCTGTGGTATTGATGGCTCAGGCAAAAATATGCTTGGTCAATTATTAGTCGAAATTCGCCAAACCCTACGTGATGAGGAAGTTGCATGA